In Camelus dromedarius isolate mCamDro1 chromosome 7, mCamDro1.pat, whole genome shotgun sequence, the sequence tTATGCAAGGTGAGGATATCAGTTGGCATTCATAGAGATATAAACTGTAGGgtattatttgttatatacaaagTTTGCCATTGTATCCGTATGTTATCAccaaattttaagttatttgctTTGAGTACTTTGACCAGTGcttagttaattttatgtgaggTTTAGGAGGTAACagagagaatataaaataccaTTCTGTTGTTGAagcaaatgtcttttttttttcttactggcaATTTAGATTGAAATTTAAGCAAATAGGATCACGATTTGCTTTGAGCATCTGTATTCAGCTGTTACAAAAACACTTCATTTTACTGCTCACTATTAGGTATCTATTCAGAGTGCTTATTTGTTGCAATTTCTCTAAGTAAAATGTAGCTTGAAATGGATGTCAGCTTTACATCATGTATGTTATAGTTCTTCATGCAGATAAGTTTAAAAGAAACATACAAGATACATGAGCAAATTCTTGCTGACCTATACAATACCTGCATCCTAATAGGTCATATTTCAGCTCCTATATTTTTGATAAATAGCCTGGCTCTTAGAAAGCTCTGAACGTGGTGCTGAAACCTCTCATGATGTATGAGCGTGTCTTGCTGATAAATTCTAATGTCAGCTTCTCTGTGATAGTGATTCATCAGGTTGTAGaatttgtgtttgggaaacacaTTGAATTAGCAAGTTTCATATTTTGGTTGTGTTAAAATTAACACAGTTTGTTCTTTCGTTTTAAAAGAGTTCATACCAGTTACCTTCTAACATTGTCAAAAACAGCTAGGATTTAATTAGAAACTGTCAGTGCTATCACAAAAGCAAATGTCTAGCATTAACAATTAAATTGATATGACTATAGTGCTAGAAATGTTTATAGGCCAGCGACATGTTGATAATATGAGCAAACTACCCTAAGAAAAGTTAAATACTTGATTATAAACAGATACAGCAGCAATTAAGATAGAAGCCTTGTAGCTTTGTAAAGATAAGCAATTTGCCTATAAAAAGTAAGGCTTATTATCttaggggtttttaaaaattgttttgggaTGCTTTCTTTGtacacaaatacatttattttgcaagatggtgaatttttatttgtaaatatgtctaagaccctaaaaaaaaaaaacttgattgtTTTTTTCCAGGTAAAATTCTTACATTTTCTATACAAGATTctaaaataattagtaatgttaTTAGCACTTTAATTCATTGGTTCTTAATTTGTTTTAAGCTGTGTTCTTTAGGTGCCTTAAATATAATTATAGAGAactacagttaatttttttcctttattctaaaTTAGCCTCAGAAGCTTTTCCTTTCATTAGCAAAACTGTCCTCTTAAATTCCTATTGACCTCTGAAACTACTTGATTTATGTCATTTTTATAATGAGGTGAGCTAAATAAAAGGGAGAATTTGCTAAAATTCAACGTGATAAACTTCTTCTACTATGaattaagcatttattaaaataaaattttaaaatcctagtcTTGGGAAATCCTAGTCACTTAAAATTCTAAAATCCATTGTTATCCTGGGGAAAATAACCATCCACTTTGATCATAACAGACTTTAAGTCAGAACCAACTAGTTTAGTTGCTATACAAGTATATAAAAGCCTCCTTCTTTGGGGTCGTGTAGAGCATGTAGTTTCTTTACTGCATTTGTAACATGGCAGATTATTAGATTATTTGCTTGTTATTGCAGTGAAGCTCATTAAGTGTTTGCAATTACAGTAAGATTTGAAAATTGCACATAGATCATAAGTCCTACTGAAATTTGGCAATATTTCCTGCAAAGCAAGCAGCCTAATATTGAGCTACTACCGATTATTAAAATAAGGCTTTCAGTTCCTTAGATATTGGATTTATATCATGTGAACTTAATAATTAAATCCACTCCAAAAGCTGCTtgttaagaaaaggaaatctaTAAGCAAATACATAATTTCCTAGAGGATTTGTTTGTCAATAAAGGGTTAAATACAATGTTAGTATCAACTTTCAGTATTGATAAAGTGCcctctaaaatctatttttgtgcCTTATAAAAATGTAGTTATATCATCCAGTAAAAGTGTCTTACTTGTAGCATTCCACGTTTCATTATAGAAAAACACTTTTTTGAAAACATTATCATTTAAATGATATCTGGTCCAATGATATTTCCCAGAAATTATTgtttatttagaaacaaaaacaagacaaaagcaATTGATTTTaatccaaaatgtattttttcttataaaagagaTCCACATACTCACTGTGTCTACTCTacagaatttgtccattttattacaCCACGTGTCAATTCAAGTTTATCTGCTCACTGCAAAAACTCGTGGCTAATATGTGTAATACAACACAGGAGGAGGTATTGCTCAGTTCAACTACtcttatatacttaaaaaaaatacagaaatgtttttTGTCCACTTTAACTGTAGTCCAGACATAAAAGTTACATGAAAGTTCtagaaaatggattttatttgGTTGCCACAGTACCCTTTGAAGCCAGTTAATTAAAATGCTGAACTTGTTCGTATGTCCATTGGTCAGGAGCAGCATTGGTGAAGCTTAAACTTCTTTCTAGGAAGTAatatttctctgcctttttttttttttttttttgaagtacaacCACAGTTGTGAGTTTTTCTTTGAAGTAGGTTTAGTTGGCTGTTTTTAGGACATGTTTGTCGGCACACCTATAACAGTTGCTTTGACTTCCAATGCGGTACGTTTTTCTCTGCCTGCTTCCCAGAGGTTAATCAGAGGAGGATAAAGCTCACTGAATGCAATGGTTGGTTTCTGTAAGTAATTGCTCACATAGCTATGTCCACCATCACAGTTCATTTCTTGGGAGAGGCAGCTGAAAAGACATATGACACCAATAATCCCCAGAAAGCCTCCAAGGCAGGCCATAAATGTTGTAGTGTtactcttttcatattttttttgaTCAGGGTCCAAGCCTTTTGTGGTGACATTTACACATTGTTTTCTGCTTGTTTGATAGATTGTCGGAATATCAATGCAAATCTTATACTCAGTTGATGGGTTCAGATGAGTAAGATTGTACACCTTGACGTCAGATGGTATTCGAGCACTTTGGGCAGCATGGGAATTCTCAGTCTTGACAAAGGCTGTCCACTTAACACTGGATTTGAGAATTTTAGAACTTGCTTTCCAAGACACCAGAACTGAATTGGCCTggacatcttttattttaattttcaaggatCCATTGTTATCCTGTGGAAAAGAGCCATCCACTTTGATCATAATAGACTTCAAGTCAGCACCAACCAGGTTAGTTGCTATACAAGTATATAAACCCCCTTCTGTTAGGGTAATGCCACTTATATCTAATGTGCCTTCAGAATGGACATAGAACTTCTCTGTCACAGTATTAGGCAAGAGTTTTTTACCAGAAGGTGTTATCCAGTAGATTTCAGGCTGTGGCTCTGCAGTAGCTCTACAGTGTAAGGAAACACAGCTCCCAGCTTCTAAATCCAGATTAGAAGGAAAACTCTCGGGAGCTATAAGAGGGAGACAGATTTCCATCATTTCCCTGAAATGCACTTGCCGAACATTCTGACCTTGGAATTCAGGTGGGTCCACACAAAACAGTGAATCTGGCTCCATAAATCGAATGTTAGTTTTGTTCATATTAATCCAACGGATGACACAGTCACACCTGATAGGATTGCTGTGTATGCTGATTTCCTTGAGGTTTGGCAGAGACTCAATGGTACCATGGTACAGGGCACTAAGGGCATTGCTGTTAAGCATGAGTGATTCCAGCTTGGGTAGTCTGAAAAATGCATTCGGGTGAATGTAAGACAACCTGGGGTTGTTAGTagcttctatttttcttaaatctggCAAGTTATCCACAGCAAGACTGTCGATGGAAACCAGTTCAGGCATATTATTTATTCCCAACTCTTTTAAGTGTAGCATATTGCTAAAATCACCCCTCCTTATTTGATTAATAGGATTTTTATTTAGATCCAAAAATTTGAGATTTACCACTTTTTGAAGAGCAACATGGGGCACTTTAATAAGCCTGTTGTCATAAAAAGAGATGCTTTCTAAGTTTTCAAGCCCAACCAAGGCATTATCTGGTATTTCTGTGAGGTTTATACCAGCTATAACCAGGCTGCGAAGATTGATAAGCGGCTTAAAGTTCATGTCTTTGATTCGGATGATTGGATTTTCCCCAATCATCAGAATCTCCAGATTGGGAAGAGCATCAAACCACTGACTATTGATCATCTGCAATTTATTTGAATTGAGATGAAGTCGAAGAAGATTATGTAGGCCAATAAAGGCTCCGGGTGAAATTGTAGAAAGCAAGTTGTGATTAATATAGAGTTCTTGTAAGTTGCTCAGTCCAGACAGACATTTTTCAGGCAGctcagtaagtttgttttcttctaggtacACAGAAAGAAGCTGAGGCATCTTTTTTACATTAATATTGGTGACTGAAGATAAATTATTTTGAGATAAGTCCAGGCCAGTAAGGTTTACTGGAAAGTTTATGGAGTATTCAATCTTTGCAATGTTGTTAGTCTGAAGGAGCAGAATCTGTGTGTCAGCAGGCAATCTGGCTGGGAAATTTAAAAGACCTAAATCATTGCAATCCACTGTAGATGCTTCCATATAAATGGATCTAGGTGTAAACCAGGGCCGGATTTCACATGTACATAATTGTGGGCAATCCGCTTTTTTATCTACAGCTTGTACTAGTGTAGTGATAGCTAGGCCAAGTAGCACATGAATTTGGAGTGGCAGGTCCTTCATCTTAGCTTTCTTCTTCAGAAATTTAATGGGCCCTTAAGGATTCCGCAGTCACTGCTAGTAAGATCAGTAAGAGCTGACTGATAAGGAAAAGAGTTGCATTTGTCAAATGATGAATGCCATAGAACTGAGAAGTTTTTCTT encodes:
- the LRRN3 gene encoding leucine-rich repeat neuronal protein 3, whose translation is MKDLPLQIHVLLGLAITTLVQAVDKKADCPQLCTCEIRPWFTPRSIYMEASTVDCNDLGLLNFPARLPADTQILLLQTNNIAKIEYSINFPVNLTGLDLSQNNLSSVTNINVKKMPQLLSVYLEENKLTELPEKCLSGLSNLQELYINHNLLSTISPGAFIGLHNLLRLHLNSNKLQMINSQWFDALPNLEILMIGENPIIRIKDMNFKPLINLRSLVIAGINLTEIPDNALVGLENLESISFYDNRLIKVPHVALQKVVNLKFLDLNKNPINQIRRGDFSNMLHLKELGINNMPELVSIDSLAVDNLPDLRKIEATNNPRLSYIHPNAFFRLPKLESLMLNSNALSALYHGTIESLPNLKEISIHSNPIRCDCVIRWINMNKTNIRFMEPDSLFCVDPPEFQGQNVRQVHFREMMEICLPLIAPESFPSNLDLEAGSCVSLHCRATAEPQPEIYWITPSGKKLLPNTVTEKFYVHSEGTLDISGITLTEGGLYTCIATNLVGADLKSIMIKVDGSFPQDNNGSLKIKIKDVQANSVLVSWKASSKILKSSVKWTAFVKTENSHAAQSARIPSDVKVYNLTHLNPSTEYKICIDIPTIYQTSRKQCVNVTTKGLDPDQKKYEKSNTTTFMACLGGFLGIIGVICLFSCLSQEMNCDGGHSYVSNYLQKPTIAFSELYPPLINLWEAGREKRTALEVKATVIGVPTNMS